A window of Haloarcula marismortui ATCC 43049 genomic DNA:
TCCGCCCGCAACGCCTTTCGGGCGGCGTCCTCGGCGAGAAGTTCGATGTCGCTGGCCGCGAAGCCGGCCGTCTCCTCGACGACGGGGTCAAGGTTGATGTCGTCCGCAGTGGGTCGGCCGGCGAGGTGAATCTCCAGAATCTGCTTGCGAGCTTGGGGGTCCGGTGGCGGGACCTCCACCCGCTCGTCGAACCGGCCAGAGCGGCGGATGGCGTCGTCCACGTCCTCGACGAGGTTCGTCGCGCCCAGCACCACCACGTCCTCGTCTGCGATGCCTTCGAGTTCGGTGAGCAACTGATTGACCAACTGCTGCTCGCTGCTGTTCATGTTGCTGTCACCGTCGCGTGCGCCGGCGATGCCGTCGATTTCGTCGATAAAGAGGATACACGGCGCGTTCGCGCGGGCGATCTGGAACAGTTCCTCGACTTTCTGGGCGGGTTCCCCCATATACTTGCTCGTCACGTCGGCGGGCGTGACCTCGATGAAGGCGTGGTCGACCTCGCCCGCGAGCGCTCCCGCGACGTGTGTCTTCCCACAGCCGGGCGGGCCGTGCAGCAGGACGCCGTTAACGACGCCGATGCCGTATTCCTCAAAAGCGCTCGGGTCCTGTAGCGGCCGGACGACCTTGTGGTTGAGCGTCTCCAGTAGCTCGGACATCCCGCCCACGTCGGCGAAGCTCCGGGACGGGTCCGGGTCGACCAGACCGTCGGCTTCCATGTCGACGCCGTCGGGCTGGACCACCGTCCCGTCGTCCGAGGGCCGCTCGCGGTTTATCGAGGGCGCGCCGTCGGTGCTGTCGGAGCCAGAATCGCCGCCCATCCCGGCCGTGCCGGATTCGTCGGACTGGTCGATCCGCTCCCGGATGTTCCGTTCGAGGCGGTCCGGGTTGACCTCGTAGCCGTACTCGGCCAGCCGGCGGGGTTCGGCACTCAAAAACTCCGCGAGCCAGCCGTGGCGCTGTAGCTCCTCGGTCGAGGCGTCTGGGTCCCGGAACGTGACGAGCTTGACGTCCGTGCTGTCGGGCGAGTGGTACTCGGCGAGCCAGAAGGGGAGATACAGGCGGTCGACACCGGTCACGCCGTCGAACCCGTCGGGGTCGAAATCTCCGGGCAGGCCGTAGGACTCACGCAGTTTCCGGAGGAATACGTTGGCCGTGCCAGAGGCGGCGTCCTGTTGCTGGTCGCGGTACTCCGCAACGCGCTGGGGCAGTAGCGACCGGGCGTCGTCGTCAGTGACCTGAAACTGCAGCAGGACAGAGCGGCCAAGCACCGGGTCGCTGCGGCCGAAATCGTAGTCGCTGGTCGCTCGGCGGACCACCGCGTCGGTGTCGTCGACGTACTGCGAGACGGCCCGGTCGTTGTCCGCCCAGAGTCCGTCGAGAAACGCTGTCTCAGACTTCGTCGTCGTCCCGAGCAGCTTCCCCTTCCCGGTCTCGTACTCGTAGTCGATCTTGAACACCGGATAGAACACCCGATGGAGGCGTTCCAGTTGCTCGGTGTCGCCGAAGGCCGTCATCGTCCGCTGGTCAAGGGTTTCTCTGACGGTTTCCTCGTCGGGTACCCGGCGGTCGGCGTAGATGTACGGCGGCAGGCTCATTCGAGGTCGCCCTCCCGAATCGTCCGCTCAGCGTCGGTAAGGGCGCTGTCGGCGTCGAACGTGTCGATGGCATCCTGCTGGGCGTCCGGGTCGCCACGGAGGTCGCGGGCGTGCTCGGTAATGTTCGGTATCGCGCGAATGATGTTGTCGATGATGGGCACTGTTGCCACCTCAGCCGAGCGGCTTCGAGGGTTGAGGTCGATGACGAGTTCCGTCTTGCCCATCTCGCCGAGCGCCTCGGCGCGGTCACCGTCCTCCAGCGGCACCAGCACCACGTCCGCTGCGCCGATGCCGTCGGCGTCGACCTTCGCGCGCTCGTGGTCGAGGCCGGGAATGCGCCCGTCGGCGGTGAGCCCCTTCACGTCTGTCGCGCCGTGTTCGCGGAGGTAGTCGGCGATGGCCTCGATGCGCTCCTCGGTCCGGTTGAACAGGTTCACTTCGAGGTCTGCGCCGGTCACCTCGGCGAGTTCGACGAGTTCGCCGGGGACGAGGGCTGCAGCGTTGCCGTTGACCGAGACAACGGCGTGGTCGGCGGACAGAAGGTGTGCCGCAGCGGCGCGCTCGGCGTCGTCGGCGCTGTCGATAGTACGCTCACCCAGCAGGTAGTCGAAGGCCTCACCGCGGCCCTGGGCGATGAGGCCCTGCCGGGAGGTGATACCGCGGTCGACGCCCGCTTCGATACGGTGGCGGGTCAGAAGCGACTCGTAGCGGGGGTGGCTTTCAGGGAGGTCGACGTCCTCACTCATACGTTCCAGTGATACCTCCCTGTACTAAAGTCGTCCGTCAGGGGCGTGTCCCGGTCAACGTCACGTATCTCATCGGAGCTCGTCGTCGGGCACCACCGACGACTCCGGAAAAGATTATCTGCGGGTCAGCACAACTCCGTGCCATGGATACCCGACAGGCGTTGCTTGTCGACGCGTTCGCCGCAGAGCCGACGACGGGCACACCGACCGGCGTCGTGCCCGAAGCCGACGGACTGACCGACGACCAGATGCAGGCTGTCGCCAGCGAACTGGGGGCCACCGAGACGGCGTTCGTCCTGCCGGCAGAAGACGCCGACCGCCGGCTTCGCTGTTTCTCGCCAACAAAGGAACTGGCACAGGCGGAGACGGCCGCGGTCGCGGCTCATGCGGCGCTCTACGAGCGTGGTGAAATCGACGACAGCGAGTGGACGGTCGCCACCGCTAGGGGCGACGTCGCTGTCGAGACGAAACAGAACGGGATGGTCTGGGTCGAGCAAGGACGGGCCGACATCACCGAAGTAGATATCCCATACAGCGATGTTGCGGACGCACTCGGACTCAAC
This region includes:
- a CDS encoding AAA family ATPase gives rise to the protein MSLPPYIYADRRVPDEETVRETLDQRTMTAFGDTEQLERLHRVFYPVFKIDYEYETGKGKLLGTTTKSETAFLDGLWADNDRAVSQYVDDTDAVVRRATSDYDFGRSDPVLGRSVLLQFQVTDDDARSLLPQRVAEYRDQQQDAASGTANVFLRKLRESYGLPGDFDPDGFDGVTGVDRLYLPFWLAEYHSPDSTDVKLVTFRDPDASTEELQRHGWLAEFLSAEPRRLAEYGYEVNPDRLERNIRERIDQSDESGTAGMGGDSGSDSTDGAPSINRERPSDDGTVVQPDGVDMEADGLVDPDPSRSFADVGGMSELLETLNHKVVRPLQDPSAFEEYGIGVVNGVLLHGPPGCGKTHVAGALAGEVDHAFIEVTPADVTSKYMGEPAQKVEELFQIARANAPCILFIDEIDGIAGARDGDSNMNSSEQQLVNQLLTELEGIADEDVVVLGATNLVEDVDDAIRRSGRFDERVEVPPPDPQARKQILEIHLAGRPTADDINLDPVVEETAGFAASDIELLAEDAARKALRADAPIGTDHLLQAATETDTSIPDWVDPEMVAENGVVQPDSVDLQASSLVETDPGRDFADVGGMGELKDRLEDTVLDPLENADAYAEYGIDVLSGLLLYGPPGCGKTHLAGALAGELGHSFVEISPADVTSKWMGEPARNVAEVFEVARANAPCVLFIDEIDGIAGSRRGSMNTSEQQLVNQLLTELEGAAADDIVVVAATNFVEDIDTALRRSGRFDERVEVPPPDAKARRQILEIHLQDRPVAGDIDWDAIVEPTAGYAASDLELVAEDAARHALRDGSEITQEHLEIAVWETHSSIADWDDRDRYQGAEGTADLGLGP
- a CDS encoding 4-phosphopantoate--beta-alanine ligase, encoding MSEDVDLPESHPRYESLLTRHRIEAGVDRGITSRQGLIAQGRGEAFDYLLGERTIDSADDAERAAAAHLLSADHAVVSVNGNAAALVPGELVELAEVTGADLEVNLFNRTEERIEAIADYLREHGATDVKGLTADGRIPGLDHERAKVDADGIGAADVVLVPLEDGDRAEALGEMGKTELVIDLNPRSRSAEVATVPIIDNIIRAIPNITEHARDLRGDPDAQQDAIDTFDADSALTDAERTIREGDLE